The sequence below is a genomic window from Prinia subflava isolate CZ2003 ecotype Zambia chromosome 11, Cam_Psub_1.2, whole genome shotgun sequence.
CATTCCTGATCTGGTGAAGAACTTCCACTGCACAGAGCAACCTTCAGCACCATTTATTAGGAGTCCTATAACTTCAACATGGCTTCATATTATGCATTTGTTACTTTTTCATGAACAGGTTTTAAAAATGAGTTACAACAAGGTCAGAGGGCTTCAGCAGGATGTATTTTATGGCCTGAACAGCTTGGTACGGCTGCATATGGACCACAATCAAATTGAATTTGTGAATCCCAATGTCTTCTATGGACTCACTTCCTTGAGGTTGGTCCACCTGGATGGAAATTTACTTCAGCAGCTGCATCCAGACACTTTTGTTACCTTGCGCTACAGTCAAATATTCAGAATATCCTTCCTGAAGCACATCTCTCTGTCTGACAATGTGCTGACTTCACTTCcacaagaaatgttttcctacATGTCAGAGCTTGAGAGCATTTACCTCCACGGAAACCCCTGGTCCTGTGATTGCAGCCTGCAGTGGTTTGCAGAGTGGGCACAGGAGAGACCAGGTGAGCTGAAGGCTTTCTTTATGCTCTTCAATCCTGCTGTAGCATCTTACTCTTCCTGATACAGGTAATTGTCTTTTATTCATCTATTTATTCTCCTAGCAAAGACTGGAAGATAGGATTTTTGTAGGTGTGAGTAATCAGGATAAAAAGATTAATACCTCTCAATTTCCTGATAAAGAGATTAGTACCACTCTGATTAAATGAATGTAGTGCCCTTAACGCATTCCCAAGTGCAGCTTTCCTTAACTGAGAATTTTCCTTGGCCAGTCCAAAGTTTCTGTGCACCAGGAGAATCCACAGGAACAAGCTAAGATTTATGGAACTGGCAAGAGCAAGGGCCACATTGCACTtgattctttaaaaagaaaataaggaactCAAGGGACTCTAGgactttctctgctgctgccattcaCATGTCACTTCCATCTTTGGTTTTATCTTACTCAAAAGAACCACTTGTTAGCAGATATATGTCATTTTTAATACTAAAACTTGTAGCACAGAAGCTTACTGAAGTTTTCTTCCCTTCAGATGTTATAAAgtgcagaaaagaaagaagttcTGGTGTCCAGCAATGCCCAGTCTGTGCTGGTCCCAAAAATCACAACGGGAAAAGTTTAGTGGATCTTCCTTCTGCATCTTTCACCTGCAGTAAGCCAGTCATCCATGACTCCCTGAAATCCAGAGACCTCGTGGTGCCAGACGATGGGGATTTCAGTTCTGTGTCTCCCAAGGACTTGGTAGCTCCGATGGGATCTGTGGTTCTGAATATGACTGACCAAGCAGGAAATCAAGGCCACTTGGTTTGCAATGTCCAGAAACCTGAAGAAATGTCTCCCATCTCATTTGACAAAAATGGCTCCAGCACAGTGCTCAAAACCTCGTTCTCAGCACTCCTGGTGTGTGGCGTTGACTCTGGACACATCCAGCAGCTGTGGAGCATCCTGGCACTGTACAGCAGCGCTCCTTTGAGACTGGAGCAAACTGAGCGCGCGACCCACGCACCTTCTATCAGCTACAAATACAGGCAGATCTCCAGTGAGAAAGACGAGCTTTTCACCAATGTCCAGGCTGCCCTGCGAGCCGAGCCAGGCTGGCTGATGCAGAGCAgagtgtccctgcagctggacaggACGGCCACCACGCTCAGCACGCTCCGCGTCCGCTACGCCGCCGACGCCCGCATCAGCGCGCCCAGCGACGGCAGAGACCGGAGACAGAGCTGGGCCCTCATCGCCAGGGACAACAGCACCCGCACGGAGCACACGGTGCTGGCCGGGGGCACCGCGGAGCTGGGCTGCCGGGCAGCCGGGGAGCCCGCTCCTGCCGTGGAGTGGGTGCTGCCCGACGGCAGCAAGCTGCGGGCTCCCCACATCAGCGAGGACGGCAGGGTGGCGGTGCTCGGCAGCGGGGCGCTGGCGCTGCGGGCGGCCGACGTGTTCGACACGGGGCTCTACCACTGCACCAGCTCCAACCACGGGGACGCCGACGCGCTCGCCTTCCGAGTCACGGTGGTGGATCCTCACGTGGAGCACAGTGGCGTGAACGGGGCCCGGCTCTGGGCTGCTCCCGGCAGCACAATTCACCTTCCCTGCACATCCACGGCCGCTCCGGACGCTGCTGTCACCTGGGTGTTACCTGAGCACACAGTCCTTCGTCAGTCTGCaggaaacaaacacatttttgcCAATGGCACCTTGAGGATACAAGGGGTGACGGAGAGAGACGTGGGCTACTTCCAGTGTGTCGCAGCCAACCGGTACGGCGTTGACATTTTGGTTTTCCAAGTGCAAATGAGACAGGATGGAACTGCCCTGAAGAAAAAGCACGGAGCTCTGGGAGAGTGGGAAGAGGGCTCTGGCAATGAGCTGCTGcactctgctgcagcacagagacatccctcagccagcccagccaccctggctcctcctgccagcagccagggcacacagagcccacgTCACAGGAACGGCCACGGGAAAAGGCCTCCCTGGCCCTACGGAGACAGAGCGGGCAGGCGGTTCAGGGGACACAGGAGACAGTTTGTTTCCTCAGGCAGGAGAGCTGATCCACAGCGCTGGGCAGCCTTGctggagaaaacaaagagaaatttgaCGGTGACAGACAAAGGAGGAGAAGTTGCAACAGAACCACCCATTCGAGTCCATAAGCTCTCAGAGGTACccgaggatgaggaggagacaTCTGGTGATCTCATATCTCCAGAAGAAGAATTCTTGATACCAGCGACAGAGAGATCCCCAGTGTCTGCTCTGGGGAGAGCAACAGAGCTCACGATCACTGCAGGGCCCGAGGAGGCCGTGaatcccacccctgcctggTACGCCTCCCCCCTGCCCACAGAGCCATCCACTCCCCCACCCTCACCTCCTCCACACTCCCTGGCACCTGCCAGCAAAAGGCCACAAACACTTACAAAACCTACAGACTCATGGCAAAGATCTGATTTGAGTCAAGTATCAGCAAATGGTGTAAAACAATCAACTGTACCAAGTGGAACATCCACactcctccctgctgggcaAAAGTCAATATATTCTGGGGGAAGTCATAATCAGCATCTCAAGTCTGCATCCATGACACCCACAACAGAAACTACAGGCACCAGCAAGGCTGTAACTCCCCAAAACTCAGCAGACAAGTTACCTATTATTACTGAGCCTATTGATAACATTTCCACCAAAACAGCTCACCAGGTCCCTGTGGTGACAGTCAGTGCCCCAAGCTCTGAATCTGGCCTCATTTATTTCCATAGTACTCAAAAAGGAGGAACCCCTAATCCACCACTGGCCTCGACTTTGGCTACTCATCAGCAAATTGGGGTTCTCCAGGACGTCCCGActcacccaccccagccccagcagcaccatggaAGACGGAGGAAGGTTTCTAGTCGGAGACGAATTGTTAGGCCAGGGCATATCCAAAGCATGAAAGAGCACCGATACAATTTTGGGAGGCCAGGGTCTGCCAGAGGAAgttcagctgtggctgcaggtgtTCAGCTGCCTATGAACCATGTACCAAATGTACCAGCCTTAAATAACTTGAGCAGTTCCATGAGTCCATCTAGGCCAGAAGCACCCCAGTCTTCCCCCTCCACCATGAGTGTGCCATTGGAGCACCCCGTGGGTACCCATCAAAACACAGCATTCCTCAgggaagagggggagaaaaataGTGCAGGGCAAAAAGCTGCTCCCACAGTCACACCTGTCACTGCAAAggacactgccactgctgcagccagtggATTGGGCATCGTGGGTTTGAAGCCAACAGCTGCACTTGTCAATACTCCTCAAACCAACACCAGAGTCACCAAAAGTAAAATACCCAgagtgggaggaaggagaggtcagaggaggaggaggcctCCCAAAACACCTGCCCCACAGCGTGTGGCTGCAGCCCgcagcactgcagccagcacagccactcccccagggacagctctcCCATCAccagctgtgcctcccagcCTCGCACCTGCAAAACCTCTCCCTGGGAGCGTCAGTGCAGTCTCCAGGACcaacacagcagcactggggatcCCTGACAgtcctgaggcagctcagcacaggcccACGGCAGCCACACAGACATCAGCAACCCCGGGCACCTTCAGGAACACCCAGACAGCAACgtccctgcctggcactgtgACTGCTCTGAGCCCCACCAGGGCACTCCAAACCACACCAGTCACACAGGGGAACACCCAGCTGGCCACGTCACCAGCTGCCAGTCCTGCCCAGACCCCCACCATGGGTCTCCAAACCTCACCATGGCTGGATGAGTCCCCCGGTGCCACTCGTGCCCCACCTGCTGCAGTCAGTGCCACGTCAGGGCCGGTACCTGCCGAGCCCATCACAGCCACTGCCACGGCAGGAGAGAAACCTCACCTGGAAGTGGAGGAGGGGGCTGTGCAGGAAaaccaggcagcacagcccacccTCCCGGCGGGAGCCGTGCCAGGCACCCCTGCTGCAGTCACCGCTCCCACCCGGGCGCCCTCCCCTcggccagccctgcccgcagccGCCCCGCGGGGGCAcggccagccccagcccggggcaCCTCCcgagggcacagggagggggaaCACGCTGCAGTCACCACAAACCGCATCTCCAGGGgcaagggacagctctgccagagcctGGTCTGAAAGGGGACAGGATCAAGACACCACCACCATCCCCAGTCCCATCACCTTAGGTGCTGCAAGCAGAAACCATTTTTCAAAGCCCAGAATAGTCGGAGGGAAACTGGCTACTTTCACTCTGCTGGTGAATTCTGATGCTCTTATTCCTTGTGAAGCTACTGGGAACCCCCCTCCAACAATACAGTGGACCAAGATACCATCAGGTGAGCTTGATAAGCCTCTCTAGAATTTACCTTCCATTAGCCCTGTTATTTGGCACCTCTTCTGTGTGCCAAACTCAAGCGTTGCTTCATTTCAGAGTCCTGTGAAATATTAGTGAAAGGTAAATTTGGAAACAGTGACAGAGACTCACTGGAGCATCTCAGTGCTGATTCTGGAACAGCTCTTTAGTGAAATgattaaaaaatcaaatccatGTTCAATTACAATTCCTTACTTATTGTGGGAGGAGTTCGGTATTTATTGTACATTACCTGCTTTTCCAGAGCAGTGAGACAAGCGAAAAATGTGGTAAAAACCACTCAAATCGAGCTACAGCTGTCCCAGATTGGATTGCAAAGCCTCATCTGCTTGGTCCAAACTTTGTCTCTGCTGGAGATTCAGCTTCACTCTTGCTTTGAAGCTTTGTCATTCTATATGCCAAATTCTCTGATTGTCTTTCCGGTCTATCGCTGTTGTCTCGGTTAtttgggcagagcagagcaggacagggtgTTTGTGACTGAGGAAAACAAGAGGCAAGAGGCAGTCTCTGTTATTCGGGCAGGGACACCGGGTGGGATATTCGGGGCCGAGGACAAGGGAGAGGCAGTCTCGGTTGTTCGGGCAGGGACAGCGGGCGGGTGTTCGGTTCCAGGCTGTGACGCTGTCCCTTGCCCCGCAGGGCGCGCTGCCGCGGGGCGCGGCGCTGCGGGCGGCTGGGCGGTGCTGCCCGACGGGACGCTGTCCATCGCGGGGGCCGGCCCGCAGCACGCCGGGCTCTACCTGTGCACGGCGGCCAACGCGCTGGGCGCCGATCGCCTGCTGGTCACGGTGGCCGTGCCGGCGCAGCCGCCGCGCATCGCCCGCGGCcgggcgcggccgccgccggcgcTGTCCGGGGGCCCCGCGGCGCTGCCGTgccgggcccggggcagccccgcgcCCCGCATCGCCTGGCTGCTGCCCGACGGCTCCCGCCTCTCGCCCGGCGCCGGCCGCGGCAGGGCCCGCGTGGGGGCGGACGGCACGCTGCTGATCCGGGCGGTCTCCGTGCACGACGGGGGCCTCTACACGTGCCTCGCCGAGAGCCCCGCGGGCACCGACACGCTGGCCGTGACGCTGCGGGTCGTGGCGGCCCCTCCCGCCGTTCTGGAGGAGAAGAGACAAAGCGTGGCCGGGACGGCGGGGGACAGCCTGACGCTGCCCTGCACGGTGCGGGGGCAGCCCGAGCCCAGCGTGCACTGGGTGCTCCCCGACGGCACCGCCGTGAGGCCCCTGCAGCGGCTGCGCTCGGGACTGCTCCTGTTCGCCAATGGCTCCCTGCACCTGGGCCGCATCGCCCCCTCCGACAGCGGCAGCTACGAGTGCATCGCCACCAGCTCCACGGGCTCGGACAGGAGGGTGGTCACCCTCGAGGTGCAGCACAGAGACACGCTGCCCAAAATAGCCGTCGCCTCTCGAGAGCTGACTCGGCTGAATTTCGGGGAGAGGTTGCTCCTGAACTGCACGGCAAGTGGGGAGCCCAAGCCCAGGATAATCTGGAGGCTGCCCTCCAAGGCTGTTGTGGACCAGTGGCACAGGTATGACCCTTTTCTCCTCCACCTCTTGGGAGCTTCGATCACTGTCTCCTCTGGTGCTCGCATAAGAGCCTATTACAGCACTAAAACACTGTGAACtaaacaaatttttaaacatttaacaGCAGTGAAGCATCTGTTCTAATGGCATCTACATCTAATAACAGATCACATCAGTTGCAGTAAGTGGGTGAGGTCTCAAAACAGGTACAAGTCGTATTTGAATTAAGCTAACTTTGTCAGGATGCACTGGCTGACTGCTCTCAGCTTAGAGGAGGGGAAGTTACTTGTGACAGATTTGTGAAGCAGGGCTCAGGAGGGAGGGGTTCTTTCATCTCTGCCACATCTACTTTTGGGGATCTCCCCACACCCCCTCCCACAGCAACACTTCACCTCCACGTAAGGAGAGACAGCCCCAACTCAGGGTGTTCCCAGCAGAGTCAGCATTGCTCACATCCCCACAGCACCAAAactggcagtgacagcagggtAGGACACACGGGGTGGGCAGGGGCCATGGGCACGGTGcccttggaaaaggcttctgtGTTGTATCGTGCTGTTAACACAttcagccccttccagtgctcAGTGTTCACCCCCAGCACTTGTTTCCAtaattcttttcctctctctctccacaaCAGAATGGGAAGTCGGATCCATGTCTACCCCAACGGATCCTTGGCCATTGAGGCAGTTACAGAAAAGGATGCAGGTGATTACCTGTGCGTGGCAAGGAACAGAATTGGGGATGATCTGATACTGATGAAAGTCAGCATCACGATGAAGCCAGCCAAGATTGACCACAAGCAGCAGTTCAAGAAACTGGTGCCGTACGGGAAGGATTTCAGAGTGGACTGCAAGGCCTCAGGGTCGCCCACACCAGAAATATCCTGGGGCCTGCCAGACGGGACAGTGGTGAACAACGCGATGCTGGCGGATGACAGCGGGCACAGGGCTCGCAGGTACGTCCTCTTCGACAACGGCACGCTGTACCTCAACAAGGCTGGGGTGGCTGAAGGGGGAGATTACACCTGCTACGCCCAAAACTCTCTGGGGAGGGATGAGATGAAGATCCACGTCACGGTCATCGTGGCAGCCCCTCAAATAAAGCACAATTACAAGACACACGTTACCgtgacagctggggacacagccctgctggacTGTGAGGCTGCTGGAGAGCCCAGGGCTCAGATATTCTGGGTGCTGCCTTCCAGGGAGGTGCTCTCCTCCTCCACAGACCGGCACTGGCTGCACGCCAATGGCTCCCTCTCCATCGGCCGCGCCGGCCTGCCGGATGCCGGGGAGTACCTGTGCGTGGCCCGGAACCCCGGCGGGGACGACACCAAACTCTACAGGCTGGATGTGGCTGCCAGGCCCCCCACCATCAACGGGTTAGACAGGAACAAAACCGTCATGAAGGTGACGGCAGTGAGGCACTCGAAGAAACACATCGACTGCCGGGCAGAGGGGACACCTCCCCCTCAGATTATGTGGATCATGCCTGACAACATTTTCCTAACAGCCCCGTATTACGGGAGCAGGATTGTGGTGCACCAGAACGGGACACTGGAGATTCGGAACATCAGGCCCTCGGACACGGCGGATTTTATCTGCGTGGCACGTAACAAGGGGGGAGAGTCTGTGCTGGTGGTGCAGCTGGAAGTCACAGAAATGCTACGGAGACCAATGTTCAAAAACCCTTTCAACGAAAAAATAATAGCAAAACCTGGGAAAACGATCACACTGAACTGTTCTGTGGATGGAAACCCTCCCCCAGATATAAGCTGGATGCTGCCCAATGGCACTTGGTTTTCCAGCAGCATCAGGACACCCCAGTTTTTCACGGGAAGCAACGGGACCCTGACCATCTACAATCCTGACAGGCACCACGCCGGGCGCTACCGCTGCGCCGCCCGGAACCAGGTGGGCTACATAGAGAAGCTGGTGGTCCTGGAGCTGGCCCAGAGGCCCAGCATCCTCACCCTCCCCGCAGGGCTGGTGAGGGCCGTCAGCGGGGAGCCTCTGTGGCTGCACTGCCTGGCCGAgggcagcccccggccccgcgtGGCGTGGACGCTGCCGGGGGGCCGCGTGCTGGAGCGGCCGCAGGCCAGCGGGaggttcctgctgctggagaacGGCACCCTGCTCATCCGGGCAGCCACGGCCCAGGACGCGGGGAATTACCTGTGCAGGGCCCACAACGACGCCGGGGACGCCTCCCTCACCACTCCTGTGACAGTCACAGCCTACGCCCCGCGGATCGTGGGCAGACCGCCCCCAGCCATCCACACCGTGCCAGGGGCAGCGGTCCAGCTCCACTGCATCACGCTGGGCATCCCCAAACCAGAAATCTCCTGGGAGTTACCCGACCGCTCCATCCTCTCCACAGCTCACCAGGGCCGGGGCTCCGGGGGTGAGCTGCTCCACCCCACGGGgactctgctcctgcagaacCCCTCCGGCTCCGGCACGTACAAGTGCACGGCCAGGAACACCCTCGGCACCGACACCGCAGTCACCTACGTGCACGTCCTCTGAGCCAGAGTGCAGCAGGAACGGCGGGGaacacaggctgcagctgggccgGGTCAGACCTGCAATGGCTTTGATCGAAGGCAGCCACAAGCACCTGAGTGCCTGAGCACATCCACAGCATTCGGTCTGCAGTGACTGGgcaaaaggagagaggaaggagaaatcaGCTCTAGCAGTATTCGCTAGCATTGGTTCTCTCCATGTTCAGGGGACttcaaatgaaagcaaaattaagGCACTTCTCCTCTGCAAAGTAACAGCAAACATTGACGATCAAACACGGTAACTTTCTGGAGATGTGCCCAGAGCGCTCTTGTACAGACACAGCTCAATACTGCCCACCTTGTGTGACTGTCACAAGCACAGATCAGAGAGGGCAAGGACACC
It includes:
- the IGSF10 gene encoding immunoglobulin superfamily member 10, producing MGAPRRDRPRWLGTLLAACLATLPGISACPRPCACHGSAELHCTFRYFSAVPPRIPPDVQRINLGYNSLRALSPTDFAGLEKLELLMLHSNEISVIPEKVFSDLRSLQVLKMSYNKVRGLQQDVFYGLNSLVRLHMDHNQIEFVNPNVFYGLTSLRLVHLDGNLLQQLHPDTFVTLRYSQIFRISFLKHISLSDNVLTSLPQEMFSYMSELESIYLHGNPWSCDCSLQWFAEWAQERPDVIKCRKERSSGVQQCPVCAGPKNHNGKSLVDLPSASFTCSKPVIHDSLKSRDLVVPDDGDFSSVSPKDLVAPMGSVVLNMTDQAGNQGHLVCNVQKPEEMSPISFDKNGSSTVLKTSFSALLVCGVDSGHIQQLWSILALYSSAPLRLEQTERATHAPSISYKYRQISSEKDELFTNVQAALRAEPGWLMQSRVSLQLDRTATTLSTLRVRYAADARISAPSDGRDRRQSWALIARDNSTRTEHTVLAGGTAELGCRAAGEPAPAVEWVLPDGSKLRAPHISEDGRVAVLGSGALALRAADVFDTGLYHCTSSNHGDADALAFRVTVVDPHVEHSGVNGARLWAAPGSTIHLPCTSTAAPDAAVTWVLPEHTVLRQSAGNKHIFANGTLRIQGVTERDVGYFQCVAANRYGVDILVFQVQMRQDGTALKKKHGALGEWEEGSGNELLHSAAAQRHPSASPATLAPPASSQGTQSPRHRNGHGKRPPWPYGDRAGRRFRGHRRQFVSSGRRADPQRWAALLEKTKRNLTVTDKGGEVATEPPIRVHKLSEVPEDEEETSGDLISPEEEFLIPATERSPVSALGRATELTITAGPEEAVNPTPAWYASPLPTEPSTPPPSPPPHSLAPASKRPQTLTKPTDSWQRSDLSQVSANGVKQSTVPSGTSTLLPAGQKSIYSGGSHNQHLKSASMTPTTETTGTSKAVTPQNSADKLPIITEPIDNISTKTAHQVPVVTVSAPSSESGLIYFHSTQKGGTPNPPLASTLATHQQIGVLQDVPTHPPQPQQHHGRRRKVSSRRRIVRPGHIQSMKEHRYNFGRPGSARGSSAVAAGVQLPMNHVPNVPALNNLSSSMSPSRPEAPQSSPSTMSVPLEHPVGTHQNTAFLREEGEKNSAGQKAAPTVTPVTAKDTATAAASGLGIVGLKPTAALVNTPQTNTRVTKSKIPRVGGRRGQRRRRPPKTPAPQRVAAARSTAASTATPPGTALPSPAVPPSLAPAKPLPGSVSAVSRTNTAALGIPDSPEAAQHRPTAATQTSATPGTFRNTQTATSLPGTVTALSPTRALQTTPVTQGNTQLATSPAASPAQTPTMGLQTSPWLDESPGATRAPPAAVSATSGPVPAEPITATATAGEKPHLEVEEGAVQENQAAQPTLPAGAVPGTPAAVTAPTRAPSPRPALPAAAPRGHGQPQPGAPPEGTGRGNTLQSPQTASPGARDSSARAWSERGQDQDTTTIPSPITLGAASRNHFSKPRIVGGKLATFTLLVNSDALIPCEATGNPPPTIQWTKIPSGRAAAGRGAAGGWAVLPDGTLSIAGAGPQHAGLYLCTAANALGADRLLVTVAVPAQPPRIARGRARPPPALSGGPAALPCRARGSPAPRIAWLLPDGSRLSPGAGRGRARVGADGTLLIRAVSVHDGGLYTCLAESPAGTDTLAVTLRVVAAPPAVLEEKRQSVAGTAGDSLTLPCTVRGQPEPSVHWVLPDGTAVRPLQRLRSGLLLFANGSLHLGRIAPSDSGSYECIATSSTGSDRRVVTLEVQHRDTLPKIAVASRELTRLNFGERLLLNCTASGEPKPRIIWRLPSKAVVDQWHRMGSRIHVYPNGSLAIEAVTEKDAGDYLCVARNRIGDDLILMKVSITMKPAKIDHKQQFKKLVPYGKDFRVDCKASGSPTPEISWGLPDGTVVNNAMLADDSGHRARRYVLFDNGTLYLNKAGVAEGGDYTCYAQNSLGRDEMKIHVTVIVAAPQIKHNYKTHVTVTAGDTALLDCEAAGEPRAQIFWVLPSREVLSSSTDRHWLHANGSLSIGRAGLPDAGEYLCVARNPGGDDTKLYRLDVAARPPTINGLDRNKTVMKVTAVRHSKKHIDCRAEGTPPPQIMWIMPDNIFLTAPYYGSRIVVHQNGTLEIRNIRPSDTADFICVARNKGGESVLVVQLEVTEMLRRPMFKNPFNEKIIAKPGKTITLNCSVDGNPPPDISWMLPNGTWFSSSIRTPQFFTGSNGTLTIYNPDRHHAGRYRCAARNQVGYIEKLVVLELAQRPSILTLPAGLVRAVSGEPLWLHCLAEGSPRPRVAWTLPGGRVLERPQASGRFLLLENGTLLIRAATAQDAGNYLCRAHNDAGDASLTTPVTVTAYAPRIVGRPPPAIHTVPGAAVQLHCITLGIPKPEISWELPDRSILSTAHQGRGSGGELLHPTGTLLLQNPSGSGTYKCTARNTLGTDTAVTYVHVL